A single Carnobacterium inhibens subsp. inhibens DSM 13024 DNA region contains:
- a CDS encoding YdbC family protein yields the protein MNQKFSFEIMEEMAVLSENAKGWRKELNLVSWNGNAPKFDIRDWSSDHEKMGKGITLTNEEMTELKQFLNS from the coding sequence ATGAACCAAAAATTTTCATTTGAAATTATGGAAGAAATGGCTGTTCTTTCTGAAAACGCTAAAGGATGGCGCAAAGAATTAAATCTGGTGAGTTGGAATGGTAATGCTCCTAAATTCGACATTCGTGATTGGAGCTCTGATCATGAGAAGATGGGGAAAGGCATTACTTTAACAAATGAAGAAATGACTGAACTCAAACAGTTTTTAAACTCTTAG
- the gmk gene encoding guanylate kinase: MTERGLLIVLSGPSGVGKGTVRQAIFESGDNDFDYSISMTTRKQRAGERDGVDYFFSTKEKFEALIESGGLLEYAEYVGNYYGTPLEYVEETLQRGKDVFLEIEVQGALQVREKMPEGIFIFLTPPDLKELKSRIVGRGTDEMPVIEQRMTKAIEEIDLMRYYDYAVENDKVENAVRKIKQIIESEHLKVSRVIERYKKMIEEL; encoded by the coding sequence ATGACTGAACGTGGACTTTTAATTGTTCTTTCTGGACCGTCTGGAGTAGGAAAAGGGACAGTAAGACAGGCAATATTCGAGAGCGGAGATAACGATTTTGATTATTCGATTTCAATGACGACTCGAAAGCAAAGAGCAGGAGAAAGAGATGGAGTAGATTACTTTTTCAGTACAAAAGAAAAATTTGAAGCTTTGATTGAAAGCGGAGGATTATTAGAATATGCTGAATATGTAGGGAATTACTATGGAACTCCTCTTGAGTATGTTGAAGAAACATTGCAACGAGGCAAAGATGTGTTCTTAGAAATAGAAGTTCAAGGAGCCCTTCAAGTTCGTGAAAAAATGCCTGAAGGAATATTTATCTTTTTAACACCACCAGATTTAAAAGAATTAAAATCTCGTATAGTTGGTCGGGGAACAGATGAAATGCCTGTAATTGAACAACGTATGACAAAAGCAATTGAAGAAATTGATTTAATGCGTTATTATGATTATGCGGTTGAAAACGATAAAGTCGAGAACGCTGTAAGAAAAATCAAACAAATCATTGAGAGTGAACATTTAAAAGTGTCACGCGTGATAGAACGTTACAAAAAAATGATTGAGGAGCTGTAA
- the rpoZ gene encoding DNA-directed RNA polymerase subunit omega, whose translation MMLEPSIDSLLEKIESKYSLVTLASKRAHELDGGSMPMLENYRSHKNVGRALEEINNGDLVIDPVTVGPEE comes from the coding sequence ATGATGTTAGAACCATCTATTGATAGTTTATTAGAAAAAATTGAATCAAAATATTCGTTAGTTACCTTAGCAAGTAAAAGAGCCCATGAACTTGATGGTGGCTCAATGCCGATGTTAGAAAACTATCGTTCACATAAAAATGTTGGTCGTGCTTTAGAAGAAATTAATAATGGCGATCTAGTTATTGACCCAGTAACGGTTGGACCTGAAGAATAA
- the coaBC gene encoding bifunctional phosphopantothenoylcysteine decarboxylase/phosphopantothenate--cysteine ligase CoaBC, translated as MLKGKKIAVYVTGGIAVYKVSDLVRRLIKAGATVKVAMTKSATEFVTPLTFQILSKHHVYTDTFDEREGDKVSHIHLADWSDLAVVAPATANSLAKMANGLADDFVSTALLATTAPVFIVPAMNQHMLENPATVRNIQTLEDDGRFVMEPDTGFLAEGYNGKGRFPETEKIVETIQEFLLNKEPNLPLKNKKVVITAGGTKERIDPVRYITNDSSGKMGYSLAIAARNLGADVCLISASKTLQTPYGVSLIPVETAQQMHQAVDAEFDTASIVIMSAAVSDYRPEQALNEKIKKNEQEMILKLVKNKDILATLGSQKKHQFLIGFAAETTNVEEYAKGKLIKKKADMIVANDVSKPHAGFNKDTNEVTIFMVDEEPVELSVNSKQAIAEEILAVALTKMTK; from the coding sequence TTGTTAAAAGGGAAAAAAATTGCAGTATACGTAACCGGAGGTATTGCTGTCTATAAAGTTTCTGATTTGGTAAGACGCTTAATAAAAGCAGGGGCTACAGTAAAAGTAGCTATGACAAAATCTGCCACTGAATTTGTTACACCGTTAACCTTTCAAATTTTAAGTAAACATCATGTATATACAGATACATTTGATGAACGCGAAGGAGACAAAGTCAGTCATATTCATTTGGCTGATTGGTCTGATCTAGCAGTAGTGGCTCCAGCAACAGCTAACAGCCTCGCTAAAATGGCAAACGGTCTAGCAGATGATTTTGTATCTACGGCATTGTTAGCTACAACAGCCCCCGTATTTATTGTGCCTGCAATGAATCAGCATATGCTGGAAAATCCAGCAACGGTCAGAAACATTCAAACTCTGGAAGATGACGGTCGTTTTGTGATGGAACCTGATACAGGTTTTCTAGCTGAAGGGTATAATGGAAAAGGCCGTTTCCCTGAGACGGAAAAAATTGTTGAAACGATCCAAGAATTTTTATTAAATAAAGAACCCAATTTACCTTTGAAAAATAAAAAGGTTGTTATTACAGCTGGAGGGACAAAAGAAAGAATTGATCCCGTTCGATATATTACGAATGATTCTTCTGGGAAAATGGGGTACAGCTTAGCTATTGCTGCACGTAATTTAGGAGCAGATGTTTGTTTGATTTCAGCCTCTAAGACATTGCAGACGCCATATGGAGTAAGTTTAATACCGGTTGAAACGGCACAACAAATGCATCAAGCTGTTGATGCTGAGTTTGATACTGCTTCTATTGTTATTATGTCTGCTGCTGTATCCGATTATCGACCAGAACAAGCCTTAAATGAAAAAATAAAGAAAAATGAGCAGGAAATGATACTTAAATTAGTGAAAAATAAAGATATACTGGCTACTCTGGGCAGTCAGAAAAAGCATCAATTTCTAATTGGTTTTGCTGCCGAAACAACAAACGTTGAAGAATATGCTAAAGGAAAACTAATAAAGAAAAAGGCTGATATGATCGTTGCAAATGATGTCTCTAAACCTCATGCAGGATTTAATAAAGATACAAATGAAGTAACGATTTTTATGGTTGACGAAGAACCTGTAGAATTATCAGTTAATAGTAAACAAGCGATCGCTGAAGAAATACTAGCTGTTGCTCTTACTAAAATGACGAAATAA
- the priA gene encoding primosomal protein N' has product MVSIAKVIVDIPTMQTNKPYDYRIPDELEQDVVQGMRVVVPFGLGARKVQGFVVEITHSTDYEGELKSIVGLMDLTAVLNQEMLLLGKEMARKTYAFQITCYQTMLPAILKAKYEKKIRLIDEIPEDLFFELFKGKNEINWDEAESRAILPQLIDLKKKDAVEVVYEVKNQAKTKKKRVLQANLSFEQLEDEKISLGKRGPKQRLLLEVLQMLDDKEISVSELTLSTKLTASDIRTGEKKDWLTIKEVEVYRDPFKNQSFKPTVSFQLNEGQEKAIQPILKAVSEERTEVFLLKGVTGSGKTEIYLQTIAQTLQNNKSALMLVPEIALTPQMVNHFKGRFGEKVAVLHSGLSVGEKYDEWRKIERGEARVVVGARSSIFAPVKNIGVIIIDEEHEATYKQDENPRYHARDIAIWRANYHDCPVILGSATPSLESRARAQKNVYTLLELPTRVNRKELPDVEIVDMREEVKNANRSSFSVLLQEKIRDRIAKKEQIVLLLNRRGYSSFVMCRDCGFVLPCPNCDISLTLHMDTKTMKCHYCGHEEKIPYTCPSCKGNKIRYYGTGTQKIEEELKEVLPEAKVIRMDVDTTRKKGAHEKLLTSFGNGEADILLGTQMIAKGLDFPNITLVGVLNADTGLGLPDFRASERTFQLLTQVSGRAGRAELTGEVIVQTFNPEHYAIQLAKEHDYDTFYKKEMSLRHRGSYPPYFYTVLITTSHEEELAAAKKMQHIVQYIKPQLQPETIMLGPTPKAVARMNNRYYYQTIIKYKNEPHLKAALQTILMESQKEMTKGLQIAIDSEPMNFI; this is encoded by the coding sequence GTGGTTTCAATTGCTAAAGTTATTGTGGATATACCAACAATGCAGACAAACAAACCTTATGATTACCGTATTCCGGATGAACTTGAACAAGATGTTGTCCAAGGAATGCGTGTCGTAGTTCCTTTTGGTTTAGGTGCGAGAAAAGTACAAGGCTTTGTTGTAGAAATTACTCACTCAACAGATTATGAAGGCGAGTTAAAATCTATTGTTGGTTTGATGGATTTAACAGCAGTTTTAAATCAAGAAATGCTGCTGTTAGGAAAAGAGATGGCACGTAAAACCTATGCTTTCCAAATAACGTGCTATCAAACAATGTTACCGGCAATTTTGAAAGCAAAATACGAAAAAAAAATCCGCTTGATTGATGAAATACCAGAAGATCTATTTTTTGAATTGTTTAAAGGCAAGAATGAAATCAACTGGGATGAAGCAGAATCAAGAGCTATTTTGCCTCAATTGATCGATTTAAAGAAAAAAGATGCTGTAGAAGTTGTTTATGAAGTGAAAAATCAAGCAAAGACGAAGAAAAAAAGAGTACTTCAAGCTAATTTATCTTTTGAGCAATTAGAAGATGAAAAAATTTCATTAGGCAAACGTGGACCCAAACAGCGGCTGCTTTTAGAAGTCTTACAAATGTTAGACGACAAAGAGATTAGTGTAAGTGAGTTGACTTTATCAACCAAACTTACTGCATCAGATATTCGAACGGGTGAAAAAAAAGATTGGCTGACAATCAAAGAAGTTGAGGTTTACCGTGATCCGTTTAAAAATCAAAGTTTTAAACCAACTGTGTCTTTTCAATTAAATGAGGGGCAGGAAAAAGCCATTCAACCGATTTTAAAGGCCGTATCTGAGGAAAGAACTGAAGTGTTTTTGTTAAAAGGGGTAACGGGTAGTGGAAAGACAGAAATTTATTTGCAAACTATTGCTCAAACACTGCAAAATAATAAAAGTGCTTTAATGCTAGTACCTGAGATAGCTCTAACGCCTCAAATGGTCAATCATTTTAAAGGCCGTTTTGGTGAAAAGGTAGCCGTACTGCATAGTGGATTATCCGTTGGTGAAAAGTATGATGAATGGCGTAAAATCGAACGAGGCGAAGCTCGTGTAGTTGTAGGTGCACGTTCATCTATCTTTGCACCGGTAAAAAATATTGGAGTAATCATTATAGATGAAGAACATGAAGCTACGTATAAGCAAGATGAAAATCCAAGATACCACGCTAGAGATATAGCCATTTGGAGGGCCAATTACCATGATTGTCCAGTTATCTTAGGAAGTGCTACTCCGTCATTAGAATCAAGGGCACGAGCTCAAAAAAACGTTTATACATTGCTAGAATTGCCTACAAGAGTTAACCGCAAAGAATTACCAGATGTTGAAATCGTAGATATGAGAGAAGAAGTGAAAAATGCCAATCGAAGCAGTTTTTCGGTTCTTTTACAAGAAAAAATTCGTGATCGGATAGCAAAAAAAGAACAAATTGTTTTATTACTAAACCGACGTGGTTATTCTTCATTTGTTATGTGCCGAGATTGCGGTTTTGTTTTACCTTGCCCAAATTGTGATATTTCCTTGACACTACACATGGATACTAAAACAATGAAGTGCCACTATTGTGGTCATGAAGAAAAGATTCCTTATACTTGTCCAAGTTGTAAAGGGAATAAAATTCGTTATTATGGTACTGGGACCCAAAAAATTGAGGAAGAGCTAAAAGAAGTTCTTCCTGAGGCAAAAGTGATCCGAATGGATGTGGATACTACCCGGAAAAAAGGTGCACATGAAAAGTTGCTGACTTCTTTTGGAAATGGTGAAGCAGACATTTTATTAGGCACACAAATGATCGCAAAAGGGTTGGATTTTCCAAATATTACACTAGTAGGCGTTTTAAACGCGGACACTGGATTAGGATTGCCTGACTTTAGAGCCAGCGAGCGTACATTTCAATTATTGACTCAGGTGAGTGGGCGTGCGGGTAGAGCAGAATTAACTGGAGAAGTCATCGTTCAGACATTTAACCCTGAACATTATGCCATTCAGTTAGCTAAAGAACACGACTATGATACATTTTATAAAAAAGAGATGTCTTTGAGACATCGAGGGAGTTATCCACCTTACTTTTATACCGTTCTCATTACAACGAGTCATGAAGAAGAACTTGCGGCTGCAAAGAAAATGCAGCATATCGTTCAATACATTAAACCTCAATTGCAACCTGAAACGATTATGTTAGGGCCAACGCCTAAAGCGGTAGCTCGTATGAATAACCGATATTACTACCAAACAATCATTAAATATAAAAATGAACCGCATTTAAAAGCAGCCTTGCAAACAATTTTGATGGAATCTCAAAAAGAAATGACAAAAGGGCTACAAATTGCTATTGATTCTGAACCAATGAACTTTATTTAA
- the def gene encoding peptide deformylase translates to MSVLPIVKYPNPILTTPTKEVEEITDEIIQLLEDMHETMIENDGIGIAAPQVNSNLRLALVEIDEDSGLFEMINPKIVQSSGEAIDVEGCLSFPEVYGTIKRADTIVLRYYDRNGDEYEVEADDYLARAFQHELEHLDGKLFTDKIIQKIKPEDLESYMEANLE, encoded by the coding sequence ATGTCCGTATTGCCAATTGTAAAATACCCCAATCCCATACTGACTACTCCTACAAAAGAAGTAGAAGAAATTACCGATGAGATTATCCAACTATTAGAGGATATGCATGAAACAATGATCGAAAATGATGGAATTGGAATCGCAGCTCCACAAGTAAATAGTAACCTCCGTTTAGCATTAGTAGAAATTGATGAAGATTCTGGATTATTTGAAATGATTAATCCAAAAATTGTTCAATCATCTGGAGAAGCCATTGATGTAGAAGGTTGTTTGAGTTTTCCAGAAGTGTACGGAACTATAAAAAGAGCGGATACGATCGTATTAAGATACTATGACCGCAATGGCGATGAATATGAAGTCGAAGCAGATGACTATTTAGCACGTGCGTTTCAACATGAGTTGGAACACTTGGATGGCAAGTTGTTTACAGATAAAATCATTCAAAAAATCAAACCAGAAGATTTAGAAAGTTATATGGAGGCGAATTTAGAATGA
- the fmt gene encoding methionyl-tRNA formyltransferase, with product MTKIIFMGTPAFSVPILKALTNSEYDVIAVVTQPDRPVGRKKLLTPSPVKAAALELGLPVFQPEKISGSPEMDALIALEPDLIVTAAFGQFLPQKLLSVPKYGAVNVHASLLPKYRGGAPVHYALIKGEKETGVSIMYMEKKMDAGDILAQRSLEITENDDVGTLFDRLSVLGKELLMETLPKLLAGEITPLKQNEDEVTYSPNIKREEEMIDWNKTAQEVDYQVRGMRPWPVAYTLLEGKRLKLWDVRPTDEKTTAIPGTIIKMDKEAIYVACGEQTVAKLNEVQPAGKSKMSVMAFLSGVGSQLNVGEKVGSNGD from the coding sequence ATGACCAAAATTATATTTATGGGAACCCCGGCATTTTCAGTTCCTATACTCAAAGCTTTAACAAACTCAGAATATGACGTAATAGCGGTTGTGACGCAACCAGATCGACCTGTGGGAAGAAAGAAACTATTAACACCTTCACCTGTTAAAGCAGCTGCGCTTGAACTTGGATTGCCTGTTTTTCAACCAGAAAAAATTTCGGGTTCACCAGAAATGGATGCACTTATCGCTTTAGAACCAGATTTGATCGTTACAGCAGCATTCGGACAGTTTCTGCCGCAAAAATTATTATCTGTACCTAAATATGGTGCTGTAAACGTACATGCATCATTACTTCCTAAGTACCGTGGAGGCGCACCCGTTCATTACGCTCTTATAAAAGGGGAAAAAGAAACTGGAGTTTCGATCATGTATATGGAGAAAAAGATGGATGCAGGCGATATACTTGCACAACGTTCATTAGAGATTACTGAAAATGATGATGTTGGAACCTTATTTGATCGGTTAAGCGTACTGGGCAAAGAATTGTTGATGGAAACTTTGCCTAAATTATTGGCAGGAGAAATCACACCGTTAAAACAAAACGAAGATGAAGTTACTTACTCGCCTAATATTAAACGTGAAGAAGAAATGATAGATTGGAATAAAACAGCCCAAGAAGTTGATTATCAAGTTCGCGGCATGCGTCCTTGGCCAGTGGCTTATACGTTATTAGAAGGTAAAAGATTGAAATTATGGGATGTAAGACCTACTGATGAAAAAACAACTGCTATTCCAGGTACCATTATCAAAATGGATAAAGAAGCGATTTATGTAGCTTGTGGAGAGCAAACTGTTGCAAAATTAAATGAAGTCCAACCAGCTGGAAAAAGTAAAATGAGTGTTATGGCTTTTTTAAGTGGAGTAGGAAGCCAACTGAACGTTGGAGAAAAGGTAGGGTCAAATGGAGACTAA
- the rsmB gene encoding 16S rRNA (cytosine(967)-C(5))-methyltransferase RsmB, translated as METNQNPQKRNVKKTSRYLAMSILERTDKTGSYSNLLINEAIQKNKLNAADARLLTELVYGVLQRKLTLDFYLSPFLNEDKKIDAWVRNLLRLSIYQMIYLDKIPAHAILFEAVEVAKKKGHIGISKFINGVLRSAERKGFPDTETISDPIERLSIELSMPRWLVEKFTADIGLEETKHLGESLLRPSHSSARVNGKFLTVDEALEAMEEEGFDVRESVISPVGIVSDGGHFASSPLFQSGQLTIQDESSQLVAPALQIEPHHQVLDACAAPGGKTTHIASYLSAEEGGKVTALDLHEHKVALITENAKRMHVEDVVTAMKLDARNVDQEFSDEQFDRILVDAPCSGLGLMRRKPDIKYTKKEKDLLNLQKVQLGILEQVAPKLKVGGLLVYSTCTIANEENKDTIEHFLAAHEEFEKVPVVAAEALSKCVKDGFLQLYPHDFGTDGFFISCVRKIQK; from the coding sequence ATGGAGACTAATCAAAATCCACAAAAAAGAAATGTCAAAAAAACTAGTCGCTATCTAGCGATGTCTATACTAGAGCGGACAGATAAAACAGGGTCTTATTCAAACCTTCTTATTAACGAAGCGATTCAAAAAAATAAGTTGAATGCCGCAGATGCTCGCTTGTTGACTGAATTGGTCTATGGCGTATTGCAACGGAAATTAACTTTGGATTTTTATTTATCTCCATTTTTAAATGAAGATAAAAAAATTGATGCATGGGTACGGAATCTTTTAAGACTCTCTATTTACCAAATGATTTATCTGGATAAAATACCTGCTCATGCTATCCTTTTTGAGGCAGTAGAAGTCGCTAAGAAAAAAGGGCATATTGGTATAAGTAAATTTATAAACGGAGTATTAAGAAGTGCCGAACGTAAAGGGTTTCCTGATACTGAAACTATCTCAGACCCGATTGAACGATTGAGTATCGAACTTAGTATGCCAAGATGGTTGGTAGAGAAATTTACTGCTGATATCGGATTGGAAGAAACAAAACACTTAGGTGAATCTTTGCTTCGTCCAAGTCATTCAAGTGCAAGAGTAAACGGAAAATTTTTGACAGTTGATGAAGCATTAGAAGCAATGGAAGAAGAAGGTTTTGATGTTCGTGAGAGTGTCATTTCTCCAGTTGGTATCGTCAGTGATGGCGGACACTTTGCTTCTTCACCACTGTTTCAATCTGGTCAATTAACGATTCAAGATGAATCTTCTCAATTAGTTGCACCAGCTTTACAAATCGAACCGCATCATCAAGTATTAGATGCTTGTGCTGCTCCAGGCGGCAAAACAACGCATATTGCTTCTTACTTATCTGCTGAAGAAGGCGGAAAAGTAACGGCACTTGATCTTCATGAACACAAAGTGGCATTGATTACAGAAAATGCTAAAAGAATGCATGTAGAAGATGTGGTAACAGCCATGAAATTAGATGCAAGAAATGTAGATCAAGAGTTCTCAGATGAACAATTTGACCGTATATTAGTAGATGCTCCGTGTTCTGGTTTAGGATTAATGAGACGTAAGCCTGATATTAAATACACTAAGAAAGAAAAAGATTTATTAAATTTACAAAAAGTACAACTTGGTATTCTGGAACAAGTCGCTCCAAAACTAAAAGTAGGTGGACTTTTAGTTTACAGTACGTGTACAATAGCAAATGAGGAAAATAAAGATACGATTGAACATTTTTTAGCTGCACATGAAGAATTTGAAAAAGTTCCAGTTGTTGCAGCAGAAGCTCTTTCTAAATGTGTGAAAGATGGATTCTTACAACTTTATCCGCATGATTTTGGAACGGATGGGTTCTTTATTAGTTGTGTCCGAAAAATACAGAAATAA
- a CDS encoding Stp1/IreP family PP2C-type Ser/Thr phosphatase, producing the protein MEIVFRSDTGKKRKNNQDFAGYFINKKNIRLAILCDGMGGHRGGDVASEMAVSHLGHTWEESDVQDAEQITQWMLTRISRENKRILEKSRKFFDLEGMGTTLVAAAVVDQEFVIANIGDSRAYHYTGGRLNQVTEDHSLVNELVKSGEISSEDAENHPRKNVLTRSLGVTEEIDIDVTILPALPNDQMLLCSDGLTNMVEDEDINEVLSIQKSSEEKVETLVTMANERGGYDNITIMLVQITAERGDNNGNG; encoded by the coding sequence ATGGAGATTGTATTTCGTAGTGATACCGGAAAAAAGAGAAAAAATAATCAAGATTTTGCTGGTTATTTTATAAATAAAAAGAATATTAGACTAGCTATTCTTTGTGATGGAATGGGAGGACATCGAGGCGGCGATGTGGCTAGTGAAATGGCCGTTTCTCATTTAGGGCATACATGGGAAGAATCCGATGTTCAAGATGCTGAACAGATCACACAGTGGATGTTGACACGAATTAGTCGCGAAAACAAACGCATTTTGGAGAAATCACGTAAATTTTTTGATTTAGAAGGAATGGGTACAACACTTGTAGCAGCAGCAGTAGTAGATCAAGAATTTGTGATTGCAAATATTGGTGATAGCAGAGCTTACCACTATACTGGAGGCCGATTAAATCAAGTCACTGAAGATCATTCTTTAGTAAATGAATTGGTAAAAAGCGGAGAAATTTCTTCTGAGGATGCTGAAAATCATCCAAGAAAGAATGTGCTGACACGTTCATTAGGTGTAACGGAAGAAATCGATATTGATGTAACGATTTTACCCGCATTGCCTAATGATCAAATGTTGCTTTGTTCAGATGGATTAACCAATATGGTGGAAGATGAAGATATAAACGAGGTTTTGAGTATCCAAAAATCGAGTGAAGAAAAAGTTGAAACTTTAGTAACAATGGCTAACGAGCGTGGAGGTTATGACAATATAACAATTATGTTAGTTCAAATCACAGCAGAAAGGGGGGATAACAATGGAAATGGGTAA
- the pknB gene encoding Stk1 family PASTA domain-containing Ser/Thr kinase codes for MEMGKKLNGRYKIIGTVGAGGMANVYLAKDLILERDVAVKVLRFDFRDDQDTIRRFKREALAATELTHPNIVSVYDIGEEENNQYIVMEYVKGMDLKHYIHSNFPIPYQKVLDIMRQILAAVAEAHKNSIIHRDLKPQNVLIDEEGTVKITDFGIAVALSQTSITQTNSLLGSVHYLSPEQARGGMATKQSDIYSLGIILYELLTGNVPFEGESAVSIALKHFQESLPSVKDFDHRIPQPLENVVLKATAKETVDRYRTVQEMASDLATSLTPQRINETKFVPASMMEKTKVLEPIVPVAPTVMAEEKAAEAETAKEDKKNKKIKKDKKTKKKKRKIIWLTLLLLVLVFVGSMVALALTAPKDVFVPDVIGMSKEEAEEALSMVNLTVKTTIIETSEDVEAGLITRTDPETGTSVKEETDVNLYVSSGKETVSFRDYIGEPYEEVKAELIEQGFDTKRVDASSETYPEGTIMEQSVTEGEEVVPSETTVTLTVSTGEAMIEMRDLTGYSEKGVQDYANENGLTVTFKEEYSNDISEGQVISQDPAAGELLSSGTPFSVVISLGKQPVQTFSKKVSIPYAEPKAEEESEKESESSSQESTPVPNEIIIYIEDEEHTLDKEFQKFTITEDFETVIPFVLQEGDTASYRIERDGEVIEEKTNVTAE; via the coding sequence ATGGAAATGGGTAAGAAACTTAATGGGCGATATAAAATTATTGGTACAGTTGGAGCTGGAGGTATGGCAAATGTTTATCTTGCAAAAGATCTCATTTTAGAAAGAGATGTAGCAGTTAAAGTATTGCGTTTCGACTTTAGAGATGATCAAGATACCATTCGACGTTTTAAACGTGAAGCGTTGGCTGCTACAGAATTGACGCATCCTAATATTGTCAGTGTTTATGATATTGGAGAAGAAGAAAACAATCAATACATTGTAATGGAATACGTCAAAGGAATGGATCTAAAGCATTATATCCATAGCAATTTCCCTATTCCTTACCAAAAAGTATTGGATATCATGAGACAAATACTGGCAGCAGTTGCAGAAGCCCACAAGAATAGTATTATTCATAGAGATTTAAAACCACAAAATGTTTTGATCGATGAAGAAGGTACAGTGAAAATAACGGATTTTGGTATAGCAGTAGCGCTATCGCAAACGTCTATTACCCAAACCAATTCTTTATTGGGTTCGGTTCATTACCTCTCTCCAGAACAAGCAAGAGGAGGAATGGCGACGAAACAATCTGATATTTATTCGTTAGGCATTATCTTGTATGAATTACTAACAGGTAATGTACCTTTTGAAGGCGAATCTGCAGTATCGATTGCTTTGAAACATTTTCAAGAGTCCCTGCCTTCTGTTAAAGATTTTGACCATCGTATACCGCAACCATTAGAGAATGTTGTTCTTAAAGCAACAGCGAAAGAAACTGTGGACAGGTATCGAACCGTTCAAGAAATGGCTTCTGATTTAGCAACTTCTTTGACACCTCAAAGAATCAATGAGACAAAATTTGTACCAGCTAGTATGATGGAGAAAACTAAAGTGTTGGAACCGATTGTTCCCGTAGCTCCTACAGTCATGGCGGAAGAAAAAGCTGCTGAAGCAGAAACTGCTAAAGAAGACAAAAAAAATAAAAAAATAAAAAAAGACAAAAAAACCAAGAAGAAAAAACGAAAGATCATCTGGTTGACATTGTTGTTACTTGTTCTTGTTTTTGTAGGAAGTATGGTGGCATTAGCTCTTACAGCTCCTAAAGATGTTTTTGTACCAGATGTTATAGGTATGTCAAAAGAAGAAGCCGAAGAAGCTCTTTCGATGGTAAACTTGACAGTCAAAACGACGATTATAGAAACAAGCGAAGATGTTGAAGCAGGTCTCATAACACGAACAGATCCGGAAACAGGAACAAGTGTGAAAGAAGAAACGGATGTTAATCTTTATGTTAGTTCTGGGAAAGAAACGGTTTCATTTAGAGATTATATAGGTGAGCCTTATGAAGAAGTTAAAGCAGAACTCATTGAACAAGGTTTTGATACTAAACGAGTAGATGCCAGCAGCGAAACTTATCCAGAAGGTACGATTATGGAACAAAGTGTAACTGAAGGTGAAGAAGTGGTTCCAAGCGAAACAACAGTGACATTGACTGTGAGTACCGGCGAAGCCATGATTGAAATGAGAGATTTGACAGGTTATTCTGAAAAAGGTGTACAAGACTATGCTAATGAAAATGGGTTGACTGTAACATTCAAAGAAGAATATTCTAATGACATTTCAGAAGGTCAAGTTATTTCACAAGATCCTGCTGCCGGTGAACTATTGTCAAGTGGGACGCCTTTCTCAGTGGTAATTTCGTTGGGTAAACAGCCTGTACAGACCTTTTCAAAAAAAGTAAGTATCCCTTATGCTGAACCAAAAGCGGAGGAAGAGTCTGAGAAAGAGTCAGAAAGCAGCTCTCAGGAGTCAACTCCAGTACCGAACGAGATTATTATCTATATAGAAGATGAAGAACATACTTTAGATAAAGAATTCCAGAAGTTCACTATTACAGAAGATTTTGAGACAGTTATTCCATTCGTTCTCCAAGAAGGTGACACAGCATCTTATCGTATTGAACGAGACGGAGAAGTGATAGAAGAAAAGACAAACGTTACAGCTGAATGA